The sequence TCGCGCTCCAGGCGGCGCCAGCCGGCCTTGGGGTGCGGGCGGTGGTGGGTCGGCTCGGCGGGGCGGGCGGCGGCGCGGGCGAGGAGGACGGCCGTGATGGCGGCGACCTCTTCGGGGTCGGCGTGACCCTTCTCGACGCGGATGTCGGCAGTGCTCATGGGTGTCGGTCTCCGTAAGAGAGATGTCCGCTGGGTTACTGCGGGGGGTTGCCGTGCTTGCGGGACGGGAGGTCGGCGTGCTTGGTCTGGAGCATCGCCAGCGACTTCGCCAGCACCTCGCGGGTCTCGGCCGGGTCGATGACGTCGTCGACCAGGCCGCGCTCGGCGGCGTAATAGGGGTGCATCAGCTCGGACTTGTACTCCTTGACCATGCGGGAGCGCATGGCCTCGGGGTCCTCGGCCTCGGCGATCTGGCGGCGGAAGATGACGTTGGCCGCGCCCTCCGCGCCCATCACGGCGATCTCGTTGGTGGGCCAGGCGTAGGTGAGGTCGGCGCCGATCGACTGGGAGTCCATGACGATGTAGGCACCTCCGTACGCCTTGCGCAGGATCAACGAGATCCGCGGCACGGTGGCGTTGCAGTAGGCGTACAGCAGCTTCGCGCCGTGCCGGATGATCCCGCCGTGCTCCTGGTCGACGCCCGGCAGGAACCCGGGAACGTCCAGGAAGGTCACGATCGGAACATTGAAAGCGTCACACATCTGGACAAAGCGCGCAGCTTTTTCGCTGGCCTCGATGTCCAGTACGCCCGCGAGGACCTGCGGCTGGTTGGCGACGATGCCGACCACCTGGCCGTCGATGCGGGCGAGGGCGCAGATGATGTTGCGCGCCCAGCGCTCGTGGACCTCCAGGTACTCGCCGTCGTCGACGATCTCCTCGATGACCTTGGTCATGTCGTACGGCCGGTTGCCGTCGGCCGGGACCAGGTCGAGCAGGACGTCGGAGCGGCGGTCGGCCGGGTCGGAGCACTCCGTGCGCGGCGGGTTCTCGCGGTTGTTCTGCGGCAGCAGCGACAGGAGGTAGCGCACCTCGGCGATGCACGTCTCCTCGTCGTCGTACGCGAAGTGACAGACGCCGGAGGTCTCGGCGTGCACGTCCGCGCCGCCCAGGCCGTTCTGGGTGATCTCCTCGCCCGTCACCGCCTTGACCACGTCCGGCCCGGTGATGAACATCTGCGAGGTCTCGCGGACCATGAAGACGAAGTCCGTGAGGGCCGGCGAGTACGCCGCGCCGCCCGCGCACGGGCCGAGCATCACGGAGATCTGCGGGATGACGCCCGAGGCCTTCGTGTTGCGCTGGAAGATGCCGCCGTACCCGGCGAGCGCGCTGACGCCCTCCTGGATGCGGGCGCCCGCGCCGTCGTTCAGGGAGACCAGGGGCGCGCCGGCCGCGATGGCCATGTCCATGATCTTGTGGATCTTGGTGGCGTGGGCCTCGCCCAGCGCGCCGCCGAAGATCCGGAAGTCGTGCGCGTACACGAAGACCGTACGGCCCTCGACCGTGCCCCAGCCGGTGACGACACCGTCGGTGTACGGCTTCTTGGCCTCCAGGCCGAAGCCGGTCGCGCGGTGCCGGCGCAGCTGCTCGACCTCCTGGAAGGAACCCGGGTCCAGGAGCAGCTCGATCCGCTCCCGCGCCGTCAGCTTGCCCTTGGCGTGCTGCGCCTTGGTCGCCTTCTCGCTGGGGCCGGCCACGGCCTGCGCACGGATGTCGTGCAGTTCGGCGACCCGTCCGCGCGCGTCCGTCGGCTCGCCGGTCGGCTCACCCGTCGTCTCTTCCAAAACGGTCATGTAGCGACCTTACGAAGGACACCAAGGAAAGCGAGCCGTCGACTCCGTACAGTCTCACGCCCGTTTTCCTGGTGCGAGTGAACAGAACCATGGCGAAGTGCAGCCATTCCAACTGCTCAGAGGCGGCTTGCGTTGTGGGAACCCAACAAGGGCGACACTGGGGAACCATCCCGCATTCGTGGGAACGGGCATGCCATCCCTGGAGTGACACCACCCCTCGGACGGCCCTCAGCCGCGTCCCGGCCCCCACCGTATGCGCATCTCGCCACGGACGCGCATAGTGACTTTGAGTCATTGACGCGCCACGCTGCGGATGAGGTTGAAAACCGAACGGAATGGGTCTACGGTCTGAGTCGTCGGATTCGTTGAACGTTAAACAGAATGGCTCCAGGAGGACGTCATGGGCATCTTCGGCCGCAAGGACAGCACGACCGCCACCCCCGCGCGGGGCGCCGGCCCCGATCTGGCCGCGGTGACCGGCGACTACACGATCGACCCCGCGCACACCACGATCGAGTTCGTGGCCCGCCACGCGATGGTCACCAATGTGCGCGGCAGCTTCCAGGACTTCACCGGCAGCCTCCACCTGGACGGTCAGGATCCGGCCAAGTCCACGGCCACGCTCGACATCACGATGGCGAGCATCGACACCGGCAACGCCGACCGCGACGGCCATCTGAAGTCGGCCGACTTCTTCAAGATCGACGAGTTCCCGACCATGACCTTCCGCTCCACCGAGGCGGAGTCCCTGGGCGGCGAGGACTACCGCATCACCGGTGACCTCTCCCTGCTCGGTGTCACCAGGCCGATCACCATCGACCTGGAGTTCAACGGCATCGCCAAGGACCCGTTCGGCAACGAGCGGGCCGGCTTCGAGGGCAGGTCCGAGCTGCTGCGCTCCGAGTGGGGCCTGACCTGGAACGCCGCGCTGGAGACGGGAGGGGTGCTGATCTCCGACAAGATCAAGCTCAACTTCGACATCTCCGCGATCAAGAACGCGTGAGCACCGGCCGGCGGCGCCGCACCGGCAGCAGCCACCACGCCGACGCCACCGACAGCACCGCTCCCGCCGCGATCGCGGACAGCCGGGTCGGCAGCAGCTCGGTGGCGTTCTGGCCGAAGTACCCGAGGAGCAGGGAGAGGGCGGTGGTCATGCCGGCCGCCCAGAAGGCGTAGTCGAGCGGGCGCAGCCACAGGGCCACGGCGAGGACGCCGAACAGCGCCACCACCGCCGGACGCCCGCCGAGCCCGCACGCCGCCACGCCGGTCGCCAGCAGCGTGCCCGCGCAGGCGCCGAGGAACCGGCGAACTCCCTTGCGCAGTACGTCGTCCCGCCCCCGGTTGCCGCTCGCCGCGACGTACGCGGTGAGCACGAGCCAGGGCCAGTGGTCGTCGTACAGGAGCCGTCCGAGCGTGAACGCGGCGGCGATCGCGGCCGCCATCTGTACGGCCATCCGCGTGCTGGGGCGCGGGCGCGACGTGGCCGCGCGGCGGGGTTTTGGGGGCTGGGGGGATTCAGGGGCCTGGGGGCTCGGCAGGCACCGGCCGGCCAGGGTCCGTACCAGCAGCACGCTCGCCCAGGCCAGGGCGCCGATCAGCGCGGACCAGGCCCAGTTCACCGCCTCGGGCCGGGCGCCGGGGGGCAGGGTGGGCCCGGGGACGATCAGCAGGGCGATGAGCGGCAGGGTGATCAGGGTGCCCGCGCGGGTGGCGGCGGGGCCGTGGCGGCGGATCCAGATCGCGAGGGCGAGGGCGGCGGTGAAGAGGGCCGCGCCGAGCCAGTAGTGGGCGAGGAGCAGCCGGGACAGGCCCGCGCACCCGGCCGCCGCGAGGGGCAGCAGGGCGAGCGCGGTGAGCCGGCCGCGCCGATCGGCGGACCATCCGCCCCGGGACAGGGTCAGGGTGAGGGCGACCGCGAGGACCACGGAGTCCGTGTGCAGCCCGGCCGCGCCCTCCAGCCACAGGGCGGCCGCCCAGGAGAGCAGGACCGCCGTCATCGTCCCGACTGCTTCATAAGCGTTGCGTATCAGTATTCGACGCACTGGCCGAGAATAGAGCCTGAGAGTCGGTTCTTTGATAAGCGATTGCGTACGATATTGCGCATGGATGATCATCTCGCCGATGCCGCCGCTCTCCGCCGTGCCGTCGTCCGCGTCAACCGGCGGCTGCGGCAGGAGCGCGGGGAGGGGGGCCTGAGCCCCAATCAGCTCGCGGTGCTGGGACATCTGCACGCGCACGGCCCGGCCACGCCGGGGCGGATCGCGGCGCGGGAGCGGCAGCGGCCGCAGTCGCTGACGCGGGTGTTCGCCGACCTGGAGGCGGAGGGGCTGATCGCCCGGGAGCCGGACGCGGGCGACCGCCGGCAGTCCGTGCTGACCCTGACCGAGCCGGGGCGGCGGGCGCTGGAGCGGGACATGGCCGAGCGGGACATCTGGCTCGCCGCGGCCCTGAGCACGCTCGGGGAGACGGAGCGGGGGGTGCTGACGCTGGCGGCGGCGCTGCTGGAGCGGGTGGGGTCGATGGAGATACCGGGCACGGAGGTCTGACCGCCGCCCCCTGCGGGAGACCCGCCCCCTACCGGGCCGCCCCTTACGGGTGCGCCTCAGTTCCCGAACCCGCCCCCGAAATCGCCCCCGTCTCCCCCGCCGAAGCCCCCGCCGTCGCCGAACCCGCCCCCGAAGTCGCCGGGGTCGAAGTCGGTGCCGGAGACATCGCCGCCCTGGAAGTCGGTGCCGCCGAAGTCGCCGTACCCGGCGCCGTAGTCGGCCGCGTACGAGGGGGTGGACATCATGGTGCCGAGCAGGGTGCCGAAGAGGAGGCCGGGGAGGATCCCGCCGCCGAAGTAGCCGCCGGCCCAGGGACCGTAGGCGGGGCCCGCGTCCCAGTAGGGGCGGCGGCCGTACTCCGTGTCCACCTCGCGCACCACGGGATCGCGGCCGTCGGCGAGGCGGGTGGCGTCGGCGGCGCAGACCGGTACCTCGCGCGGGGCGCCGCCGGGCGGGGTCCAGGCGGCGTCGGCGACGGAGGGGCCGTGGCGCGGGTCGAAGAAGCAGGGCGGCCGGCGCTCGGGCAGCGGGCGGCCCTCGCGGCGCGCGGCCAGCCGGGCGAGGCTGAAGCGGCCGTCCTCCAGCGTCTCGGTGACCGGCCGGACGTCCTCCGGCCGGCCCGCCTCGGCCATCCGCTGCTTCGCCCTCTCGTAGGCGTCCAGGGCGCGCTCGTAGTCGCCGCGCATCGCGTCGTCCGCGCCGGGTTCGGCCGGGTGGAAGTCGAGGCGGTCCAGTTCCTCGCCGAACGCGGTGATGTCCTCGTCCACCACCACCCGCAGCCGTTCCAGGGCGGCCCGCTGCTCCTTCTCGCGCCGCCGCCGGCCCCGCCGTACCAGCGTGTACGCGCCCGCGGCACCCGCCACCAGCACCGCGGCGACCGCGATCAGGCCCACTCCGGAGCCGCTCCCGCTGCCGGCGGCGTGCCAGCTGCGGGGCGCGCGGCCGCCCATGTGGGCGAGGGCCCGGTCGGTGAAGTCGGTGAGCTGGGCCTTGGCGCTCTCGCCGCGGACGCTGGTCACCAGGTTCTGCCGGGCGGTCGCCGACAGCACGGAGGCGTCGGCGCGGGCGTCGAAGCGGTCGCCGAGCCGGATGCCGTACAGGCCGGTGACGCCGGTGGCGGCGCGCAGGTCGGCGAAGAGGCTCGTGGTGGGGTAGCCGGCCGGGAGGACGGCGATGAACAGCGGTTTGTTCGCGTCCTTGATCCGTTTCGCCAGCGCGTCGGCGTCCGCGCGGGACAGCTGGGCGGAGGCCGCCGGGTCGACGTAGACCGGGCCGGCGCGCAGGGCGCGGGCGATGGTGGAGACGCCGGTGTCCGCGCTCGCCCCGGGGGCGAGGCTGGTCGCCAGCACCAGGGCGAGCACGGCGAGCAGCAGGGCGGGGAGGCTTCGGGTCCGCGGGACGGCCTTCATGTCTCGACGCTACCCGAAGCCCCCCTCAAGGGGTGGTTCCAGACGGACCGGACCGGTCAGGCGGCCCGGTACGCCTGCGCCAGCTTCGCCAGCGCCTGCCCGTAGTGGCCGGTCAGCAGCAGATGGTCGGCGTCCGCGAAGGGCTTCGCCACGGCCGCCGTCATCCGCTGTCCCACCTTCTGCTGCACCAGCAGCCGGGCCTGGGTGACCAGGTACCGGCCGGTCGTCCGGTCCCCGCGCCGCTCCGCCGTCGCCGCCCGCGCGGCCAGCGACGCCAGGGTGCCCGCGCCGCCGTGCGGGACGGCGGTACGGGTGGTCAGGCCCCACCCGTAGGGGAACTGGGGGTCGTACGAGGCGTCGCCCACGTTGATCGGCAGCTGGGCCTCGGACTTCGGCCAGGTGACGGGGAGCTGTCCGGTGAAGGGGCGGGCGCCGTAGAGGACGTCGGCGACGCCCTCGCCCTCGGTGCCGGGCAGCCAGGAGGCCACCAGGGAGTCGATCTCGCCGAGCCGGTCGCCGATGAGCTGGGGCCGCCCGGAGACGATCAGCACCACGCACTTCATGGCGCCGCACACCTTGTCCACCGCCGCCTGGTCGGCCGCGCCGAGGGAGAGCGAGTGGCCGTTGCCGACGTCGCCGACGCCCTCGGCGTAGGGGGTCTCGCCGACGACGACCACGCCGACGTCGTACCCGGCGGTCGGGGCGGAGGCGTCCTTGGAGTAGGTGACGTCGCCGCCGGCCTGCCGCATGCCCTGGAGGACGGTGGTGCCGGGGACGGTGTTCCCGGAGGCGCCCTGCCAGGTGAGGGTCCAGCCGCCGGTCTGGTTGCCGATGTCGTCGGCGTCGGACCCGGCGACGTACACCTTCTCGCTCTTCTTCAGCGGCAGCAGCCCGCCGTCGTTCTTCAGCAGCACCTGCGACTCGGCGGCCGCCTCGCGGGCGACGGCGCGGTGGGCCGGGGAGCCGATGGCGGCGGCGCCGCTGGTGTCGGCGTACGGGTGCTCGAACAGGCCCAGTTCGAACTTCTGGGTGAGGATCCGGGAGACGGCGTCGTCGATCCGCGCCCCGGAGACCCGGCCCGCCTTCACCTCGTCGGTCAGCGTGGCGCTGAAGTCCTTGTAGGTGTACGGCACCATCATCATGTCGACGCCCGCGTCGACGGCCGTACGGACGTGGTCGGGGTAGTCGCCGGGGAGCTGGTCGATGGCGTTCCAGTCGCTGATGACGAAGCCGTCGAAGCCCAGCCTGCCCTTCAGCTCACCGTTGATCATGTCGCCGCGGGCGTGCATCCTGACCGCGCCCTTGCCGTCGCCGGTGATGTCGAGGGAGGAGTACGACGGCATCACGGTGCCGATCCCCCGCCGCACCGCCGTCCTGTACGGCGCGAGGTGGATGTCCTCCAGCTGCCGCCGGGTGACGGTGGTGACGCCCTGGTCGATGGTGTAGGTGCCGGTGGTGGAGGAGCCGTAGGCGGTGCCGCCGTCGCCGACGAAGTGCTTGGCGGTGGCGAGGACCTTGTCGTCGCGGCTCAGGTCACCGCCGTCCGACCGTCCTTGGAGACCCTGGATCATCGTCTCCATGGACTCCACGAGCGCGGGGTCCTCGCCGAAGGACTCGTAGGAGCGGCCCCAGCGTTCGTCGCGGCTCACGCACAGGCAGGGCGCGAAGTCCCAGGGGACGCCGGTGGCGCGCACCTCGGCGGCGGTCACCGCGCCGGTCCGCTCGGCCAGTTGGGGGTCCCTGGTGGCGCCGATGCCGATGTTGTGCGGCATGACGGTGGCGCCGTAGAGGTTGTTGTGGCCGTGCACCGCGTCCACGCCGTAGATCAGCGGGATCTGGAACCGCGTCGCCTGTGCCTGGAGCTGGAAGCCGTCGATCATCCGCGCCCAGCCCTCGGCGGTGTTGGGCGTGGGGGTGGAGCCGCCGCCGGACAGCAGGGAACCGAGGCCGTACGAGGCGATGTCGCCCGGGGTGGTCAGGCCCGCGCGTTCGGCCTGGGTCATCTGCCCGGCCTTCTCGGCGAGCGACATCCGGGACAGCAGATCGGCGACCCGCTTCCTCACCGGCAACGTGGTGTTCAGGTACGGCAGTCCGTGGGCGTCGATGACGACCTGCGGGGTCTCGGCGGGGGCCTTGGCGCCGTCGACGGTGAGCCCCAGCGGGATGGTCTCGGCGGACTCGGCGGCCTTGTCCTTGCGGGTGGGCACCTCGATGGTCCGCGTGCTGCCGGACGGTGTGCCCGCCGGGAAGGTGAGGGTGCCGGAGACCGGGGTGTAGTCCCGGCCCGC is a genomic window of Streptomyces sp. WP-1 containing:
- a CDS encoding acyl-CoA carboxylase subunit epsilon — encoded protein: MSTADIRVEKGHADPEEVAAITAVLLARAAARPAEPTHHRPHPKAGWRRLEREPGFRAPHSWH
- a CDS encoding acyl-CoA carboxylase subunit beta — encoded protein: MTVLEETTGEPTGEPTDARGRVAELHDIRAQAVAGPSEKATKAQHAKGKLTARERIELLLDPGSFQEVEQLRRHRATGFGLEAKKPYTDGVVTGWGTVEGRTVFVYAHDFRIFGGALGEAHATKIHKIMDMAIAAGAPLVSLNDGAGARIQEGVSALAGYGGIFQRNTKASGVIPQISVMLGPCAGGAAYSPALTDFVFMVRETSQMFITGPDVVKAVTGEEITQNGLGGADVHAETSGVCHFAYDDEETCIAEVRYLLSLLPQNNRENPPRTECSDPADRRSDVLLDLVPADGNRPYDMTKVIEEIVDDGEYLEVHERWARNIICALARIDGQVVGIVANQPQVLAGVLDIEASEKAARFVQMCDAFNVPIVTFLDVPGFLPGVDQEHGGIIRHGAKLLYAYCNATVPRISLILRKAYGGAYIVMDSQSIGADLTYAWPTNEIAVMGAEGAANVIFRRQIAEAEDPEAMRSRMVKEYKSELMHPYYAAERGLVDDVIDPAETREVLAKSLAMLQTKHADLPSRKHGNPPQ
- a CDS encoding YceI family protein, producing MGIFGRKDSTTATPARGAGPDLAAVTGDYTIDPAHTTIEFVARHAMVTNVRGSFQDFTGSLHLDGQDPAKSTATLDITMASIDTGNADRDGHLKSADFFKIDEFPTMTFRSTEAESLGGEDYRITGDLSLLGVTRPITIDLEFNGIAKDPFGNERAGFEGRSELLRSEWGLTWNAALETGGVLISDKIKLNFDISAIKNA
- a CDS encoding FUSC family protein, coding for MTAVLLSWAAALWLEGAAGLHTDSVVLAVALTLTLSRGGWSADRRGRLTALALLPLAAAGCAGLSRLLLAHYWLGAALFTAALALAIWIRRHGPAATRAGTLITLPLIALLIVPGPTLPPGARPEAVNWAWSALIGALAWASVLLVRTLAGRCLPSPQAPESPQPPKPRRAATSRPRPSTRMAVQMAAAIAAAFTLGRLLYDDHWPWLVLTAYVAASGNRGRDDVLRKGVRRFLGACAGTLLATGVAACGLGGRPAVVALFGVLAVALWLRPLDYAFWAAGMTTALSLLLGYFGQNATELLPTRLSAIAAGAVLSVASAWWLLPVRRRRPVLTRS
- a CDS encoding MarR family winged helix-turn-helix transcriptional regulator → MDDHLADAAALRRAVVRVNRRLRQERGEGGLSPNQLAVLGHLHAHGPATPGRIAARERQRPQSLTRVFADLEAEGLIAREPDAGDRRQSVLTLTEPGRRALERDMAERDIWLAAALSTLGETERGVLTLAAALLERVGSMEIPGTEV
- a CDS encoding glycoside hydrolase family 3 N-terminal domain-containing protein — protein: MPRPRTALLVPGALLAALLPLSAAAQAAADPPPVPVDRFEGEVPFASQPADGIFTWGGDSDDPPTLSLADRADAPEGAKVLTGSYDISGYGGFTHDFAADQPAHDWSAHQGIRFWWEGHDNGKKIAFEIKDGGANGEASELWTTSFTDDFTGWKQIRIPFGDFTYRTDYQPVGGIDHILGLTRMWGYAVTLPAGTKGEFAMDDVELYGKADQALHASVATDASVYPVTEGGTAKVRVTLATTGARPVDDPVTVTYATGAGTATAGRDYTPVSGTLTFPAGTPSGSTRTIEVPTRKDKAAESAETIPLGLTVDGAKAPAETPQVVIDAHGLPYLNTTLPVRKRVADLLSRMSLAEKAGQMTQAERAGLTTPGDIASYGLGSLLSGGGSTPTPNTAEGWARMIDGFQLQAQATRFQIPLIYGVDAVHGHNNLYGATVMPHNIGIGATRDPQLAERTGAVTAAEVRATGVPWDFAPCLCVSRDERWGRSYESFGEDPALVESMETMIQGLQGRSDGGDLSRDDKVLATAKHFVGDGGTAYGSSTTGTYTIDQGVTTVTRRQLEDIHLAPYRTAVRRGIGTVMPSYSSLDITGDGKGAVRMHARGDMINGELKGRLGFDGFVISDWNAIDQLPGDYPDHVRTAVDAGVDMMMVPYTYKDFSATLTDEVKAGRVSGARIDDAVSRILTQKFELGLFEHPYADTSGAAAIGSPAHRAVAREAAAESQVLLKNDGGLLPLKKSEKVYVAGSDADDIGNQTGGWTLTWQGASGNTVPGTTVLQGMRQAGGDVTYSKDASAPTAGYDVGVVVVGETPYAEGVGDVGNGHSLSLGAADQAAVDKVCGAMKCVVLIVSGRPQLIGDRLGEIDSLVASWLPGTEGEGVADVLYGARPFTGQLPVTWPKSEAQLPINVGDASYDPQFPYGWGLTTRTAVPHGGAGTLASLAARAATAERRGDRTTGRYLVTQARLLVQQKVGQRMTAAVAKPFADADHLLLTGHYGQALAKLAQAYRAA